GCTGAAGGAGTCTCCAGTGTTCATTTCCGGCCGTCACCGCATACCTATACTATACGGCCCTGCCCTGCCTCTGCACTTTGGACTGGCGCGGAGCGTATAAATATAGTGTTCTAAGGCGCCCGACATTGCTTGTGGGGTCCTGAATTGGGTATAATCAGTAAAGTTATCCATTATATAAACAGGTGGCGTTCCAGTAATGAAAACTGCGAGATTGATTTATAATCCCACTTCTGGACGGGAAGAAATGAAGAGACGACTCGCCGATATTCTGGACCGGCTGGATGTGGGCGGGATTGAAGCCTCCTGCCATGCAACAACGGGAGAGGGCGATGCCACGGCCGCTGCAGCTGAGGCTGTTCAGCGCGGCACTTATGATCTGATCATAGCTGCCGGGGGCGACGGTACGCTCAATGAAGTGATCAACGGGATGGCGGAGAAGCCGAATCTTCCCCCGCTGGGCATTCTGCCGCTGGGGACTACGAATGATTTTGCCCGGGCGATGGGCATTCCGAAGAATTGGGAGGATTCCTGCGATCTGATTCTGCGCCAGGAATCACGCCTGATTGATCTTGGCAAGGCCAATGACCGTTATTTCATTAATATAGCCGGCGGCGGACAGCTGACGGAGCTGACCTATGAGGTGCCCAGCAAGCTGAAGACGATGATGGGCCAGCTCGCCTATTATCTGAAGGGGATCGAGAAGATGGCCAGCCTCGCTCCGCAGGAGCTGTACATCCGCGCTAACGGGCAAGAGATGATCCACGATGAGTTCATGCTCTTCCTGATCGCCAATACGAATTCGGTAGGCGGCTTCGAGAAGCTGGCCCCGGGCGCGCGCATTGACGACGGCCTGTTCGATGTCATCGCGGTCAAGAAGTGCAACCTGGCCGAGTTCATCCGGCTGGTGCGGCTGACGATCCGCGGGGAGCACCTGAATGACAAGAAGGTAATCCACTTCCGCACCGATGCTATGGAGGTTACCTCCCCCGGCCACGTTCTGCTGAACCTGGACGGCGAGTACGGCGGCACCTTGCCCGGCAACTTCAGCGTGCTGCCGCAGCATCTGCGGATTTTTGCGCAGAATAATTAATGTGATTGTCCGCTGCCGGCGGCTGGTTGATTGCGATCCAGCCAGCGCTCAACCTCAAGCGCACCAGGCTTGCTTAGTTTGCGGACTCAGCGGCGCTTATTCGGCCAAAAAGCTGTTTTTAGACAGCTAAGCGGACTCCAGTGATCTTATGTGCCGATTTGGAGCCGGAAGGTGATTGCCTGAGTTGAAATAAGCGCGCTACGGTCCGCTTGGACGCCGGATTCACAGCTTTTGGAGTAAATAGCGGCTTTACAGTCCGGACAGTTTCATATGATGATTTTAATGATTAACGTGATAAATAGTGAAGAACATGAAAGAAGTGAACCTATAGCTATGAGTAAACACCGCAGCAGGCGCAGTGGAAGCCGCCGGGAACAAGCACCGGCCGCTGTCGCCGGACTGCCTGTGAATAAGAATGACGAGGTCCTGCTCGATATTATTGGCATGACCCATGAAGGTGAAGGGGTAGGCCGCGTTGAGGGCTTTACCCTTTTTGTGCAGGGCGCGCTCCCCGGAGAGAAGGTCCGGGCCCGGGTGCTGAAGACCAAGAAGCAATACGGCTATGCCAAGCTGATCGAGCTGGTACAGGCCAGCAGCGACCGCATCGCACCCCCTTGCCCGATCTATGATCAGTGCGGCGGCTGCCAGCTGCAGCATATGGACTATGGCGCGCAGCTCGCCTGGAAACGGCAGCTGGTAGTGGACAACCTCCAGCGGATCGGGAAGCTGAAGGTGGAAGGGGCGCCAAACGGGGGAGCGGCGGGTGCAGATGCGGCGGGAGCTTCAGGGACTGATGGCGATGGCATCCGTGTGCTGCCAACTCTCGGGATGGACGAGCCATGGCGCTACCGCAACAAGGCCCAGGTGCCGATCGGGGTTACCGAGGGAGGTCTGGTTGGCGGATTCTATGCCCGGGGCAGTCACCGGATTATTGACATGGAGACCTGCCTGATCCAGCATGAGGACAACGACAAGGTCGTTGCCACCGTCAAAAGCCTCGGCCGCGAGCTGGGCATCACCGCCTATGACGAAGAGACCGGCCGTGGACTGCTGCGTCACGTAGTAGTGAAGAAGGCATTCCGCACCGGCCAGATGATGCTGGTCCTGGTCACGAACGGCCGCGATATCCCGCATCTGGAAGCATGGCTCGGCAGCATCCGCGAGCAGCTCCCGGCCGTGGCAAGCATTTGCCAGAATATCAACACCCAGCGGACCAATGTCATCTTCGGCAACGATACCCGCGTCCTCTGGGGCAGCGAGGTCATCTATGACTACATCGGAGAGGTGCAGTTCGCCATCTCCGCGCGTTCGTTCTACCAGGTGAACCCGGCCCAGACCGAGGTCCTGTATGGCAGAACGCTGAAGTATGCCGCACTTACCGGCAAGGAGACCGTGATTGATGCTTACTGCGGCATCGGTACCATCTCCCTGTTCCTGGCGCAGCATGCGGATCAGGTCTATGGGGTTGAAATCGTCCCTGAAGCCATCGAGGACGCCCGCGCCAACGCGAAGCTGAACGGCATGAACAACGTGAAGTTTGAGGCCGGTGCCTCCGAGGATGTCATTCCCGCCTGGAAGGAGCAGGGCATCACCCCCGACGTCATCGTCGTCGATCCCCCGCGCAAGGGCTGCGACCCGCGCCTGCTGGAGACCATCCTGCTGATGCAGCCGGAGCGTGTCGTGTACGTGTCATGCAACCCATCGACACTGGCCCGCGACCTGCGGGTGCTGGAGGATGGGGGATACCGCACGGTGGAGGTTACACCGGTGGATATGTTCCCGCATACGGTGCATGTGGAGAGTGTGGCGTTGATACAACGAGAGCCTTTTTTTCATATTTAGACGTTCAGCAATGAGCGTCTTTTTTCTTGCTTAAAATTCAGACAGGAAGGTCCTCTTACCTGACTGAATGGGATATATCAAGGACATTGTATATAAAAAATGCAGTGATAAAGTTAACCCACTCATATATTTACCCTGTCATATATAGAACTTTCGATGATGTGCCAAAGGATTACGAGCTAATACGCAAAAAAGCAATAGACATACTTCTACAGATAGTCCTGCCACGCTGTTCTTAATTGTTGAATACCTGCGTAGATCTCATCTTGTTTAATAATGGAGAAGCCCAGCAAGATCAGATTCTCAAAATGCTCCCCTGTACTATCCCAGTACTCCCTGGTAGAATATACTCTTACATTTTTTTGCGCAGCCCGATTTATTAATTCCTCTTGTGAAGCAGCTCTATTAATGCGCAGCAATATATGCAATCCTGCATCAGAGCCTATGATATCCACCTGATCACCGAGCAGCTCTTTGCAAGCGGATAAAAGCGTTATGTATTTTTCTTTGTAGACATAACGGGCTCGGCGAATATGCTTGTCAAAGCTTCCATCATTCATATAAAAATACATGACCTTTTGGGACAACCACGAAATTGCCGTTGGATATTCACCATAAACTTTATGATATGAAGATAAGAGCCGTTTAGGTAAAACCATGAAATTTAATCTTAACCCTGGGATTAGAATTTTAGAAAAGGTCCCCAAATAGATGATGCGTCCATAGTCATCAATCGACTGCATAGCAGATACCGGTTGGGAATCATATCGGAATTCACAATCATAATCATCTTCAATAATAATTCCGTCGTTATTCTCGGCCCATTGTATCAGCTGTAAGCGTTCAGATAATGACATAGTATACCCGGTTGGAAACTGATGTGACGGGGTTGTGACCGCAATTCTTGCATTGCTATCCTCTAGATCTTCTTGTAAGCGGTGTTCAGGATATACATTCAGAGGTATGGTTGAGAACCCATAGCCTCTAAAGATATGCCCCCATAAGGGTAAACCCGGTTGCTCAACACCAACCGTCGTACGTGGTAAGATCCGGCAGATTCTTTCAATACTGTCCTGGATTCCGCAGCAAACGATGATTTGCTCAATATTGCATTTTACCCCTCTGCTTAAATTAAGGTATTTTTTAATTTCCTTACGCAGCTCCACTTCCCCTTTCTGATCGTTATAGCAGCCAAGCTTTTCGTTATCATACCCCATCAACGCCTCTGTGGTGTACTTCCGCCATGAGGAGAGTGGAAATAATTCTATAGATTGCTTCTGATAGGTGAAATCATATTTATAGTGTTGTACGGCCGGAATCTCTTCAGTTTCGGGATCTATTGCGATTTTGGAGTTTTTTAATCTTTTCGGCTTGAACTTTTTTAGATCGACAACCTCGTAAGCAGTCCTTGGCGTATTTTCCAGGAAACCCTCAACGACCAATTGAGTATAAGCCCTTTTAATGGTATTAATCCCCACTTTTAATTCATCTGCGATAACTCTAATGGGTTTTAGTCTAGAATGTGCCGGTAACGATCCATTGATGATGTCTTCTCTGATTTGACGATAGATTTGAATATAAATGGGTGTCTTTTCTTGCTTATTAATTGTGATCATCTAGAACTCCTTTATCAACCAAAGATTCCCCTCTGTGTCTAAAATATATGCAAAGTCTGTGTCCTATTATTTGTGATTATATCATTGCTTTAAAGACACTGAAACTTTAAGCTGTTTATAGCAAAATAACTATACTGTCATGATGAAGGGATCTGAATTTGATGTATGAAAAACTTTTTGAACCTATTAACATTGGCACCTTACAAATAAAAAATCGTTTTGTCATTCCTGCAATTTCTACGCTGGATGCTACAACAGATGGGGCATGTACTGAACAGTATGCCGCGTATCTTGAAAGAAGAGCTCAAGGCGGTTGGGGATTGATCATCACTGAATACTATGGAATCGCTCCTAATGTCGGTTTCTTTTCAAGAATGAATGGCATTTGGAATGAAGAACTAATCAAAGGCCACAAGGAAATGACAGATCGTGTACATAAAGCCGGTGCAAAGATTGGCGCACAAATTAACCACGCAGGCAGAGAATCCTTTACAGAGGTTACTGCCGAGAACGTAGTAGCCCCCTCTCCTTATCTTGATGTTCCTGCCGAACATGCAATATCTGAAACTGTACCTAGAGAATTATCAATTCCTGAAATCAAAGATATTATTAGTAAATATGGTGACACGGCTTTGAATCTAAAGAAGGCCGGGTTTGACCTGGTTGAAATCTATGGAGCACATGGTTACTTGGTTTCGCAATTTTTATCCAAATACTCCAACAAACGAATTGATGAGTACGGCGGACCTTTAGAGAATCGTATGCGATTCCTCTTGGAGATTGTAGCAGATGTTAAGAAAAAATGTGGTGATGATTTTCCGGTTTCCGTACGCCTTTCCATTAAAGAATTTGTCCCAGGCGGGTTATCTATTGGAGAAACTCGCGTGATTTGCCGTAAATTAGAACAAGCAGGCGTTAATATGATAAATTGTTCACAAGGTGTCAATGGCTGCTCCTGGAATGCAGTGGAACCCATGTACTATGATTTTGCCTGTTTTGTTGATAATGCAGAGGATATCAAAAAGAGCGTTTCAATACCGGTTATGGCTGCGGGCAGAATTACCGAAGCTTGCGTTGCTGAAGCTGCCTTAGATGCAGGTAAATGTGATCTTGTGGGTATAGGCCGTGCAAGTCTGGCTGATCCTGATTTTCCGAATAAAATTAAAGAGGGCCGCCTTGACGACATCCGTCATTGTATCGGTTGCTTACAAGGATGTCTTGCCAATAACTATAAAGGGATACCTAGCTCTTGCCTGGTAAATCCGGAATTTAACAGAGAATTTGAGTTGAAAATTACCGAGGCGGAGAACAAGAAACATATCTGGATTGCCGGTGGTGGTGTATCTGGCTGTGAAGCAGCAATTGTTGCTGCTAAGCGTGGACATAAAGTGACCATATTTGAAAAGGCAGACCGCATT
This region of Paenibacillus sp. FSL K6-1096 genomic DNA includes:
- a CDS encoding PLP-dependent aminotransferase family protein codes for the protein MITINKQEKTPIYIQIYRQIREDIINGSLPAHSRLKPIRVIADELKVGINTIKRAYTQLVVEGFLENTPRTAYEVVDLKKFKPKRLKNSKIAIDPETEEIPAVQHYKYDFTYQKQSIELFPLSSWRKYTTEALMGYDNEKLGCYNDQKGEVELRKEIKKYLNLSRGVKCNIEQIIVCCGIQDSIERICRILPRTTVGVEQPGLPLWGHIFRGYGFSTIPLNVYPEHRLQEDLEDSNARIAVTTPSHQFPTGYTMSLSERLQLIQWAENNDGIIIEDDYDCEFRYDSQPVSAMQSIDDYGRIIYLGTFSKILIPGLRLNFMVLPKRLLSSYHKVYGEYPTAISWLSQKVMYFYMNDGSFDKHIRRARYVYKEKYITLLSACKELLGDQVDIIGSDAGLHILLRINRAASQEELINRAAQKNVRVYSTREYWDSTGEHFENLILLGFSIIKQDEIYAGIQQLRTAWQDYL
- a CDS encoding FAD-dependent oxidoreductase, which codes for MYEKLFEPINIGTLQIKNRFVIPAISTLDATTDGACTEQYAAYLERRAQGGWGLIITEYYGIAPNVGFFSRMNGIWNEELIKGHKEMTDRVHKAGAKIGAQINHAGRESFTEVTAENVVAPSPYLDVPAEHAISETVPRELSIPEIKDIISKYGDTALNLKKAGFDLVEIYGAHGYLVSQFLSKYSNKRIDEYGGPLENRMRFLLEIVADVKKKCGDDFPVSVRLSIKEFVPGGLSIGETRVICRKLEQAGVNMINCSQGVNGCSWNAVEPMYYDFACFVDNAEDIKKSVSIPVMAAGRITEACVAEAALDAGKCDLVGIGRASLADPDFPNKIKEGRLDDIRHCIGCLQGCLANNYKGIPSSCLVNPEFNREFELKITEAENKKHIWIAGGGVSGCEAAIVAAKRGHKVTIFEKADRIGGTWLVAALPLYKQELLTFVRWQLNELQKLGVEIRYNTELTPEMVIEGKPDDVIVATGCKPFIPPIPGHDSKIVVQANDVLTNKVSVKGNVVVLGGGSVGVETAAFCAWYGAKQVTIIEMQDQILKGFEREPKACLMQEVNKYNMEIYTSSKVTQINDSSVTFERNGTSVTLDDIDYVVVAAGSKSVNTLEAPLQSKGIGVTVIGDAKKVRNGLDDIYEGYMVGYAI
- the rlmD gene encoding 23S rRNA (uracil(1939)-C(5))-methyltransferase RlmD — encoded protein: MSKHRSRRSGSRREQAPAAVAGLPVNKNDEVLLDIIGMTHEGEGVGRVEGFTLFVQGALPGEKVRARVLKTKKQYGYAKLIELVQASSDRIAPPCPIYDQCGGCQLQHMDYGAQLAWKRQLVVDNLQRIGKLKVEGAPNGGAAGADAAGASGTDGDGIRVLPTLGMDEPWRYRNKAQVPIGVTEGGLVGGFYARGSHRIIDMETCLIQHEDNDKVVATVKSLGRELGITAYDEETGRGLLRHVVVKKAFRTGQMMLVLVTNGRDIPHLEAWLGSIREQLPAVASICQNINTQRTNVIFGNDTRVLWGSEVIYDYIGEVQFAISARSFYQVNPAQTEVLYGRTLKYAALTGKETVIDAYCGIGTISLFLAQHADQVYGVEIVPEAIEDARANAKLNGMNNVKFEAGASEDVIPAWKEQGITPDVIVVDPPRKGCDPRLLETILLMQPERVVYVSCNPSTLARDLRVLEDGGYRTVEVTPVDMFPHTVHVESVALIQREPFFHI
- a CDS encoding diacylglycerol kinase; the encoded protein is MKTARLIYNPTSGREEMKRRLADILDRLDVGGIEASCHATTGEGDATAAAAEAVQRGTYDLIIAAGGDGTLNEVINGMAEKPNLPPLGILPLGTTNDFARAMGIPKNWEDSCDLILRQESRLIDLGKANDRYFINIAGGGQLTELTYEVPSKLKTMMGQLAYYLKGIEKMASLAPQELYIRANGQEMIHDEFMLFLIANTNSVGGFEKLAPGARIDDGLFDVIAVKKCNLAEFIRLVRLTIRGEHLNDKKVIHFRTDAMEVTSPGHVLLNLDGEYGGTLPGNFSVLPQHLRIFAQNN